The sequence below is a genomic window from Chitinophagaceae bacterium.
AAGTGGATTCTGTTCTGTCAATGGAAAAGGAATTGTCGGAGCAGTTTACCCCAGATCGCAAATATGCTTTTGAACAAAGGGGCGAGACCGTCGTTCGAACGTATTCAAAAGAGTATTCTGCAGCCTATCAGCAAAAACTGAATAATATGGAGGAGCGGAAAATGAGAGCGGCCATTATTGCGGTGGGAAGTTTTTGGTACACAGCCTGGGTAAATGCAGGCAAGCCTGATTTGAGTGAACTCAATGATGGTACTGTTTCACCTGAAGAACAATTGGAAATTGAAGCAATGGACAGAGCCTGGCGCGATGGTAAAATTTATGGACGGGAAGAATGACAACTTTGTAAATATTCTATTTGAATGCTAAACAATTTTGCTTTCAATAGTAATCTCATGGGTAAGAATCTGATGCGTTGGACATTTATCTGCAATCACCATGAGTCTTTTCTTTTGTTCTTCAGAAAGCGCACCTTTTAACTCAACAGTCCTGAGAATGTGTGTTGTGTTTTTGACTTTATCTCTTTCAAACGTCATGTGAACTTTTACTTCGTCGAGTGCCCAACCCTTTCTGTCGGCATACATTCGCAAAGTAATGGTAGTGCAGGAGCCCAAAGCTGCGAGTAACAATTCATCAGGAGAAAAACCCATTTCTGCTCCACCTTCATCTGCAGGCTCGTCCGCAATAATTGAATTTTCACCTGCCTGTACATGTGTTTTAAAATGATCTTTTTTGATGTGAGCTGTTGTGAGATGCATCGGTTGAGGGTTATACTGCTACGTTATCAAATTGTTGAATTGATATTTCAGTGTAAGGTGCAATAACAATTCAACAATCTAACAATGCAGCAAATAATATTACTACTTCGGTTTCGTAAACTGCATATTGCAATGGATGCGAACATCTTCACTTACCACTACACCACCGGCTTCCGTAACCACATCCCACATCAATCCGAATTCTTTGCGTTTTACTTTTCCGTTCACTTCAAATCCCACTTTCTTATTTCCCCATGGATCATCAATCATTCCCATGTAGAGCACATCGAAAGAAACCGGTTTGGTAATATCGCGGATCGTAAGATCGCCTTGCAGAATCCAATGGTCATCACCTGCATGCACGAGAGATGTGCTTTCAAAAGAGAGCTTGGGGAATTTTTCAGCATTAAAAAAATCATCTGATTTCAGGTGTGTATCGCGCTGTTCGCTGCCGGAAGTAACGGAAGCAATATTTGCCGATGCACTGATTTTTGCGGTAGAAAAATCAATTCCTTCTGTTTCCGCGTTCACTTCAAATTCTTTAAACTCACCCGTTACAGTGGTGAGCATCATGTGTCTTACTTTAAACTGCATCTGCGAATGTGCAGTATCCAGCGTCCATTTTACAGTTGACATTTTTAATTTGTTTTTGGTTTAGTGATGAATAAATATCAGGCGTGATTGAATGTGCCGCTGCTATTATGAATCTAAATGTCCATCGGAACTTCAATCAAAAGTATTTTAGAATCGTTGGTTGTTTTAATGATTATTGATTCCACGCCGGTGATGCCGGCACCATCCCTTTCATTCATCTCCTGGCCATTAATTGTTGCGCTGCCTTCAATTATAAAAGCATAAATGCCATTTCCTTTTTGATGAATAGTATATGTGGTTTCAATTTCTTCATTAAAATCTCCCATTGAAAACCATGCATCCTGGTTGATCCACAATGCCGCGGTTTCCTTTTCCGGTGAAACCACTAACTGCCACTTATTTTTCCGATCTGCTGTTTCAAATGTCTTTTGTTCATACCGCGGTGGAATGTTACGAAGTTTAGGAAACACCCAAATCTGCAAGAAGTTCACGGCATCTGTTTTTGATGCATTAACTTCTGAATGTGAGATGCCCGAGCCGGCACTCATAATTTGTACATCACCTGTTTTAATAATAGCTTTCCTGCCTGTTGTGTCGTTGTGTTCTAAAGCACCTTTCAGCGGA
It includes:
- a CDS encoding OsmC family protein, whose product is MHLTTAHIKKDHFKTHVQAGENSIIADEPADEGGAEMGFSPDELLLAALGSCTTITLRMYADRKGWALDEVKVHMTFERDKVKNTTHILRTVELKGALSEEQKKRLMVIADKCPTHQILTHEITIESKIV
- a CDS encoding YceI family protein yields the protein MSTVKWTLDTAHSQMQFKVRHMMLTTVTGEFKEFEVNAETEGIDFSTAKISASANIASVTSGSEQRDTHLKSDDFFNAEKFPKLSFESTSLVHAGDDHWILQGDLTIRDITKPVSFDVLYMGMIDDPWGNKKVGFEVNGKVKRKEFGLMWDVVTEAGGVVVSEDVRIHCNMQFTKPK
- a CDS encoding pirin family protein yields the protein MSVTIFHKADSRGHANHGWLDSHHSFSFAGYHNPERVHFGALRVLNDDSVTGGMGFGKHPHDNMEIVSIPLKGALEHNDTTGRKAIIKTGDVQIMSAGSGISHSEVNASKTDAVNFLQIWVFPKLRNIPPRYEQKTFETADRKNKWQLVVSPEKETAALWINQDAWFSMGDFNEEIETTYTIHQKGNGIYAFIIEGSATINGQEMNERDGAGITGVESIIIKTTNDSKILLIEVPMDI